A window of Pirellula sp. SH-Sr6A contains these coding sequences:
- a CDS encoding trans-sulfuration enzyme family protein, which translates to MNFEPTARRAGFSTTSVHAGEARQKPNAAITDSICCASTYTFESTQSILDYITEKQDREEYGRYGNPNEKVVERKLAALDHAEDAIIYSSGMAAIVGLLMAKLSSGDEIVFFDQCYHRSREFCAKHLSRFGVVTRQVKTGDYAAMEAAINERTKMIVSESPTNPHLSCIDLEQFVAIGKAHEVETLIDATLATPYNLQPIDYGVDYVWHSATKYMGGHNDLLAGVICGSKEKLEDVRKLRGILGGINSPHNMYLLERGLKTFALRMERHNENGMRIAQFLANHPRIEHVYYPGLESHPTHEVAKRTMRGYGGLITFLVKDADWKETGAVIDACRIPRIAPSLGGVESLIEQPLVMSYFDYKPEERAKFGIADNMIRMACGIEDADDLIADLKQALES; encoded by the coding sequence ATGAATTTCGAACCCACCGCGCGGCGAGCAGGATTCAGTACCACCAGCGTTCATGCTGGCGAGGCCCGTCAAAAGCCTAATGCTGCCATCACCGACTCGATTTGCTGTGCCAGCACCTACACCTTCGAGTCGACTCAAAGCATCCTCGACTACATCACGGAGAAGCAAGATCGTGAGGAGTATGGTCGTTACGGAAATCCAAACGAGAAGGTGGTCGAGCGAAAGTTGGCCGCTCTCGATCATGCAGAGGATGCGATCATATATTCTAGCGGAATGGCAGCGATTGTCGGACTACTGATGGCCAAACTCAGTTCCGGCGACGAGATTGTTTTCTTTGACCAGTGCTATCACCGAAGCCGCGAGTTTTGCGCCAAGCACTTGTCGCGATTTGGCGTGGTCACCCGGCAAGTCAAAACGGGGGATTATGCTGCCATGGAGGCTGCGATCAACGAGCGGACCAAGATGATCGTCAGCGAGTCGCCGACCAACCCTCACTTGAGCTGCATCGATCTGGAACAATTCGTTGCGATTGGGAAAGCGCATGAAGTCGAGACATTGATCGATGCGACTCTGGCGACTCCGTACAATCTGCAACCGATTGACTATGGTGTCGACTATGTTTGGCACTCCGCGACGAAATACATGGGGGGCCATAACGATTTGCTCGCCGGCGTCATTTGCGGTAGCAAAGAGAAACTGGAAGATGTACGCAAGCTCCGTGGGATCCTGGGAGGGATCAATTCTCCGCACAACATGTATTTGCTGGAACGGGGCTTGAAGACGTTCGCACTGCGAATGGAAAGGCACAATGAAAACGGAATGCGAATCGCGCAATTCCTCGCCAATCACCCTCGGATCGAACACGTTTATTATCCCGGCCTCGAATCGCATCCCACGCACGAAGTCGCGAAGAGGACGATGCGCGGTTACGGTGGCTTGATCACGTTTTTGGTCAAGGATGCGGATTGGAAAGAAACAGGTGCCGTCATCGATGCGTGCCGAATCCCTCGCATCGCTCCGAGTTTGGGGGGTGTGGAGTCGTTGATCGAGCAACCTCTGGTCATGAGTTATTTCGATTACAAGCCGGAGGAGCGGGCCAAGTTCGGGATCGCGGACAACATGATCCGAATGGCTTGTGGAATCGAAGACGCAGACGACTTGATCGCAGACTTGAAACAAGCATTGGAATCATGA
- a CDS encoding trans-sulfuration enzyme family protein, which yields MKFRTRAIHVGSEPDPATGAVVPPIYLATTYVQPGAGTWGAFDYSRSGSPTRAGVERTLADLEGGCGALAFSSGMAAIHGATMLLRSGDHIVAGSDIYGGAYRLLHKICNRSGISVSLTPVNDLKQFEAAMRPNTKMVWVESIGNPLMSIPDLPAIAEIAHRHGAWLGVDSTFTSPAIMRPLELGADIVMHSATKYLGGHSDCLAGVLATKDPELHKELYFIQNATGAVLAGLECFLLQRGIKTLDLRMKEQSQAALEIAQWLETHPLVSRVLYPGLESHPQHDLAKRLMGDRFGAVVSFEIRGDFAQTKKVCESTKLFGLAVSLGAVESLIEQPASMSHASYDAAARAKFGIVDSLIRISVGLEDIEDLKADIDQALHIACT from the coding sequence ATGAAATTTCGCACGCGGGCAATCCATGTTGGCTCCGAACCTGACCCAGCTACCGGCGCGGTCGTACCACCCATTTATCTAGCTACCACTTACGTTCAGCCCGGTGCGGGAACGTGGGGGGCTTTCGATTACTCCCGAAGCGGTTCGCCGACGCGAGCGGGTGTCGAACGCACCCTCGCGGATTTAGAGGGAGGTTGCGGGGCGCTGGCATTCTCCTCCGGGATGGCAGCCATTCACGGCGCGACGATGCTGCTCCGCAGCGGTGATCACATCGTCGCCGGAAGCGATATATACGGCGGAGCGTACCGATTGCTCCACAAGATTTGCAACCGATCCGGGATCTCTGTTTCGCTCACCCCGGTCAACGATTTGAAGCAGTTCGAAGCGGCGATGCGGCCGAACACAAAGATGGTCTGGGTCGAGAGTATCGGCAATCCATTGATGTCGATCCCCGATTTGCCCGCGATCGCCGAGATCGCGCACCGCCATGGTGCTTGGTTGGGTGTCGATAGCACTTTCACATCGCCAGCCATCATGCGACCGCTCGAACTCGGTGCCGACATCGTAATGCACTCAGCGACGAAGTATCTTGGCGGACACAGCGATTGCCTCGCCGGAGTGTTGGCGACCAAGGATCCGGAGTTGCATAAAGAGCTCTACTTCATTCAAAATGCAACCGGAGCGGTTCTCGCCGGTCTGGAATGTTTCCTGCTTCAACGCGGGATCAAGACCCTGGACCTTCGCATGAAGGAGCAATCCCAAGCGGCGCTGGAAATCGCGCAATGGCTCGAAACCCATCCGTTGGTCAGCCGGGTCCTTTACCCTGGCCTCGAAAGCCATCCGCAACACGATTTGGCAAAGCGACTGATGGGAGATCGGTTTGGTGCTGTCGTATCCTTTGAGATTCGAGGCGATTTCGCTCAGACGAAGAAAGTGTGTGAGTCGACCAAGCTCTTTGGACTCGCCGTGAGCCTTGGAGCCGTCGAATCGCTCATCGAGCAACCCGCCTCGATGTCCCACGCCAGCTACGATGCGGCCGCCCGCGCCAAATTCGGAATCGTCGACTCCCTCATCCGAATTTCGGTTGGGCTCGAAGACATCGAAGACCTCAAGGCAGATATCGATCAAGCCCTCCACATCGCGTGCACTTGA
- a CDS encoding glycine cleavage system protein H has translation MSEQLTFAMGEFIAELPCDRHYIKNHMWALEVQPNVFRFGFSAYAVRLLQDIYFIDFDVTPGSALSNRQEFGNIESKKAESGMYAPIPGQIVSINERLLDDPSLINVDKYGDGWLLEITPPTGDHQDLGILTPEQYVEHLHAAWDVAQRTIKGQANTDEE, from the coding sequence ATGAGCGAGCAACTCACTTTCGCGATGGGGGAGTTCATCGCCGAGTTGCCATGCGATCGACACTATATCAAGAACCACATGTGGGCTCTTGAAGTGCAGCCCAACGTCTTTCGATTCGGTTTTTCGGCCTATGCCGTTCGGCTGCTCCAAGATATCTACTTCATCGATTTTGATGTAACCCCCGGCAGCGCGCTGTCCAACCGACAAGAGTTTGGGAATATCGAGAGCAAGAAAGCGGAGAGCGGCATGTACGCTCCCATCCCAGGCCAAATCGTTTCGATCAATGAGCGTTTGCTCGACGACCCGTCTCTTATCAATGTCGACAAGTACGGCGATGGTTGGCTTTTAGAAATAACCCCCCCGACGGGAGATCATCAAGATCTCGGCATCCTCACGCCAGAGCAATATGTCGAACACCTTCACGCCGCCTGGGATGTTGCCCAAAGAACCATCAAAGGCCAAGCCAACACGGACGAAGAGTAG
- a CDS encoding galactose oxidase codes for MGASICSILQRIRSCRIDALGIALGVGLLFYGASQGQMDWQKLPPLPDPHGFAGAFVGLVDEELIVLGGANFPIAPPWEGGIKQWSRKRYRLTSPDSSWVQSDDFREEIGYGVSITTAEGMVCIGGSNAHKHRDAVFLLQRDRSSDRTNALEEIPLPSLPKPLANMCGVQSGGYLYVMGGSETPDATQSSSAFLRLRWERKTLEAFATTDGSTDWRWESLPAWPGAPRMLATAAAINDTVLLAGGVALSADAKGKPVRRYLQDAFIYSPQRGWEQILDMPTPLAASPSPAWVQQGVLRIFGGDTGSRASLAPSSDHPGFSGSEYVYDMEKRQWSVGGESPVAPVTTTTVWWRGKYIIPTGEVRPGVRTPSVWAVGKGSNPYKETPPDPGKF; via the coding sequence ATGGGTGCATCTATTTGTTCCATTCTTCAGCGAATCCGCTCGTGTCGGATAGATGCTCTTGGGATCGCACTTGGAGTGGGATTGCTGTTTTACGGAGCATCGCAGGGGCAAATGGATTGGCAGAAGCTGCCCCCGTTACCCGATCCGCATGGATTCGCCGGTGCTTTCGTCGGGCTCGTCGACGAGGAACTGATTGTCCTCGGGGGAGCCAATTTTCCGATCGCGCCGCCTTGGGAAGGTGGTATCAAACAGTGGAGTCGCAAACGGTATCGCTTGACGAGCCCGGACTCGTCGTGGGTCCAATCAGACGACTTCCGCGAAGAGATTGGGTATGGTGTTTCCATCACGACCGCCGAGGGAATGGTGTGCATTGGCGGAAGCAACGCCCACAAGCACCGCGATGCCGTATTTCTATTGCAACGCGATAGAAGTTCCGATCGCACCAACGCTTTGGAAGAGATCCCGCTTCCATCGTTACCCAAACCACTCGCCAATATGTGCGGAGTGCAATCCGGCGGGTATCTGTATGTGATGGGCGGGAGCGAGACTCCGGATGCCACGCAGTCTTCGTCAGCCTTTCTCCGACTGCGTTGGGAACGCAAAACACTTGAAGCGTTTGCGACGACCGATGGTTCGACCGATTGGCGATGGGAATCGCTCCCAGCCTGGCCTGGGGCTCCTCGGATGCTCGCCACCGCAGCAGCGATCAACGACACAGTCTTGCTCGCGGGAGGAGTCGCCTTGTCAGCCGATGCGAAGGGAAAGCCGGTCCGACGCTATTTGCAAGACGCTTTTATTTATTCCCCACAACGGGGTTGGGAGCAGATTCTCGATATGCCGACGCCGCTCGCAGCATCCCCTTCGCCGGCTTGGGTGCAGCAAGGAGTTCTGCGCATCTTTGGAGGGGATACGGGTTCGCGGGCTTCTCTCGCTCCTTCGAGCGATCACCCGGGCTTTTCTGGGTCGGAGTATGTTTATGACATGGAGAAACGTCAGTGGAGCGTTGGGGGAGAATCCCCCGTGGCTCCTGTCACGACGACGACCGTTTGGTGGCGAGGGAAATACATCATCCCAACAGGAGAAGTCCGTCCAGGTGTTCGAACGCCCAGTGTTTGGGCCGTTGGAAAGGGATCCAATCCATACAAGGAAACGCCCCCGGATCCGGGAAAGTTTTGA
- a CDS encoding S26 family signal peptidase has protein sequence MASNLTLSEHRGNATIGKTSRWFLCSSIGLLLFLAVSLAVAGLVLMRRGKTPRTALVAGNSMEPTLLGPSMNWRCSECRWSHRFGRDSVWSDTPFRCPTCGSLSSDPISLKEEPNEISTSLETFGQTDRITYWPRRLMAAKRSSRRESTDFEGLKRGDLVVLQSPDQTLREIKRVVGFPNERVEIRQGNVWVDDRPWKKSITQLLQQAVLLHANDPAPSISVASEGQDSIDTASLPVRHRWTDGSHLYSGRISLGSQNSDLFFQTSDGGWIDNRYIGNLHDSHALVAVEDIGVAIKLDRWSEEWGMRVTLRSPSLEWMSTIDVSGSDWSISSLGTEANAIVPSQDFRDKAAWLVWACVDGDGILCLNHRELLRVSLGEISSIGSEPSPQTEIGLGQVAPVELHCLFGEMDLGQILVFRDTYYRGAGDGPVQRFDSSEGLVLLGDNVTLSNDSRQRWETGLELTDIAGVMEWDRSGLENLLRQRELLPQREQTDTDTADSQGIPSHGP, from the coding sequence TTGGCCAGTAACCTGACTCTCAGCGAACATCGCGGCAATGCGACCATCGGAAAAACAAGCCGATGGTTTCTGTGCAGCAGTATAGGTCTACTGCTCTTCCTCGCCGTATCGTTAGCGGTCGCAGGTCTGGTATTGATGCGACGTGGCAAGACGCCCCGGACCGCGCTGGTGGCAGGGAACTCGATGGAACCTACGCTTCTGGGGCCCTCGATGAATTGGCGCTGCTCCGAGTGTCGCTGGAGTCATCGATTCGGGCGCGATTCGGTATGGAGCGATACTCCGTTTCGATGTCCTACGTGCGGTTCCCTTTCGAGCGACCCCATCTCCCTGAAGGAAGAGCCGAACGAGATTTCTACCTCGCTCGAAACATTCGGCCAGACGGATCGGATCACTTATTGGCCGCGCCGCCTCATGGCGGCCAAGCGATCGAGTCGACGTGAGTCAACGGACTTCGAAGGGCTGAAACGAGGCGACCTGGTGGTACTCCAATCACCCGATCAAACTTTGCGAGAAATCAAACGGGTGGTAGGGTTTCCTAACGAACGCGTAGAAATCCGGCAGGGAAACGTGTGGGTCGACGATCGACCCTGGAAGAAGTCGATCACACAGCTCTTACAGCAGGCGGTTCTCCTGCATGCCAACGATCCAGCACCTTCGATCTCCGTGGCCTCGGAAGGACAAGATTCTATCGATACAGCTTCTTTACCCGTACGCCATCGATGGACCGACGGCTCCCATCTCTACTCCGGAAGGATTAGCCTGGGTAGCCAAAACTCCGATCTGTTCTTTCAAACATCGGACGGGGGCTGGATCGACAACCGCTATATCGGGAATCTTCACGACTCGCACGCATTGGTCGCGGTCGAGGATATCGGCGTGGCTATCAAGCTGGATCGATGGAGCGAAGAGTGGGGGATGCGCGTCACCCTTCGCTCCCCAAGCTTGGAGTGGATGTCGACCATCGACGTCTCAGGCAGCGACTGGTCGATTTCGAGTCTTGGAACGGAAGCCAACGCCATCGTCCCCTCGCAAGACTTCCGGGATAAGGCTGCGTGGCTTGTGTGGGCATGCGTCGATGGTGATGGAATTCTTTGTCTGAACCACCGGGAGTTACTCCGCGTTTCCCTCGGCGAGATTTCTTCCATCGGTAGCGAGCCATCTCCACAAACCGAGATTGGGCTAGGGCAAGTCGCTCCTGTGGAGTTGCACTGCCTATTTGGTGAAATGGATTTGGGTCAGATTTTAGTATTTCGAGACACGTACTACCGTGGAGCAGGAGATGGTCCGGTGCAGCGATTTGATTCTTCCGAAGGTTTGGTATTGCTCGGCGACAATGTGACCCTTTCCAACGACTCGCGACAACGATGGGAAACAGGGCTTGAGCTCACCGATATCGCTGGAGTCATGGAATGGGACCGCAGCGGTCTCGAAAATCTTCTTCGGCAGCGGGAGTTGCTCCCGCAGCGTGAGCAAACGGATACGGACACCGCTGATTCTCAGGGCATACCATCGCACGGGCCGTGA
- a CDS encoding SMP-30/gluconolactonase/LRE family protein: MFTKPTARKSPMNWLACPMLLGVVWFGQNLSPARLLGQDSVTLSSDAKVTLVADGFKFTEGPAADADGNVYFTDQPNDRIMKVDLEGKVTEFLKPAGRSNGMFFTADDKLIACADEKNEMWEILSDGKHRVLFKDFEGKKLNGPNDLWIDGNGTIYFTDPYYQRPWWEHKEKPQSSSCVYRVDRDGSNITRVDDALVQPNGIVGDANKRLLYVADIGDKKTYQYTIAKDGSLVDRKLFCSQGSDGMTIDRDGNVYLTGGEGVTVFNSEGKKIQVIVVPERWTANVCFGGKDRKTLFITASDSLYTIPVRTQGF; encoded by the coding sequence TTGTTCACAAAACCTACGGCCCGCAAGTCGCCGATGAATTGGCTTGCTTGCCCTATGCTGCTCGGAGTTGTCTGGTTCGGACAGAATCTTTCCCCCGCGAGGTTGCTGGGACAGGATTCAGTCACACTCTCTTCGGACGCCAAGGTAACGTTAGTCGCCGATGGCTTCAAGTTTACCGAAGGCCCGGCGGCAGACGCAGACGGGAACGTTTACTTCACCGACCAGCCCAATGACCGAATCATGAAAGTGGATTTGGAGGGGAAGGTGACGGAGTTTCTCAAGCCAGCAGGGCGCAGCAATGGCATGTTCTTCACCGCAGACGACAAACTGATCGCCTGTGCGGACGAGAAGAACGAGATGTGGGAGATTCTCTCCGACGGAAAGCACCGAGTTCTGTTCAAGGATTTTGAAGGAAAAAAACTCAACGGACCCAATGATTTGTGGATCGATGGGAATGGAACGATCTACTTTACCGACCCCTACTACCAACGCCCTTGGTGGGAGCACAAAGAAAAACCGCAGTCGAGCAGCTGCGTCTACCGAGTCGACCGCGATGGCAGCAACATCACACGTGTCGACGATGCGTTGGTCCAACCCAACGGGATCGTAGGAGATGCTAACAAACGACTGCTCTATGTCGCCGATATCGGGGATAAGAAAACCTACCAATACACGATTGCGAAGGATGGATCGTTGGTGGACCGCAAACTCTTTTGCTCACAAGGCTCCGATGGGATGACCATCGATCGAGATGGGAACGTCTATTTGACGGGGGGAGAAGGCGTCACGGTTTTCAATAGCGAAGGGAAAAAGATTCAAGTGATCGTGGTTCCTGAACGATGGACAGCCAACGTTTGCTTCGGTGGAAAGGATCGCAAGACCCTCTTCATCACCGCATCGGACTCTCTCTACACCATCCCCGTTCGCACGCAAGGCTTCTAG
- a CDS encoding PQQ-binding-like beta-propeller repeat protein, whose product MNRRLYLPSLLSVAISSALLATPSAADWPEFRGPLQNGVLPANDLPLEWSEEKNVRWVAQTNGLGWSSPVISGNRIYVTTAIQDVSSKSPDPLAGAQKLVLECYNAENGARLFSKTILEQPEDAPSIHKKNSHASPTPVLEGDRLYLHFGHQGTACTDLDGNIVWTNRDHVYPPTHGNGGSPIVVRDLLILTCDGGDQPYTLALDKKTGKEVWKTPRGITCDKPFSFCTPQWIVVNGAEQVVSPGSNIVQSLDPATGKVLWYVTYDGFSVIPRPVYHQGLVYISTGYMTPKILAIDPTGSGNVTQTHLRWSYRGGAPNTPSFVPYGDEILTVSDSGIAASVDTKSGKENWKKRIGGNYSASLMLLGDKLIMQSETGEAIVYRVGEALEELHRNQLPGRIFATYAVLGKDWIIRTEKGLYRIGQ is encoded by the coding sequence ATGAACCGTCGATTATACTTGCCAAGCCTTTTGTCCGTAGCCATCTCGAGCGCTCTTCTCGCGACACCTTCCGCGGCGGATTGGCCGGAGTTTCGGGGCCCATTGCAAAACGGAGTCCTCCCTGCCAACGATTTGCCGTTGGAATGGAGTGAAGAAAAGAACGTTCGGTGGGTCGCGCAGACCAATGGGCTCGGTTGGTCCTCACCTGTCATCTCCGGGAACCGAATCTATGTGACGACGGCGATCCAAGACGTTTCGTCGAAATCCCCCGATCCGCTTGCGGGAGCTCAAAAGCTCGTGCTCGAATGCTACAACGCCGAGAACGGAGCAAGACTCTTCAGCAAAACGATCTTGGAGCAGCCCGAAGACGCCCCTTCGATTCATAAGAAGAACTCGCATGCCAGTCCCACTCCCGTTTTGGAAGGAGATCGACTCTATCTCCACTTTGGCCATCAAGGAACCGCGTGTACCGACCTAGATGGCAACATCGTTTGGACCAATCGCGATCACGTCTACCCTCCCACGCACGGAAATGGAGGCTCGCCCATCGTGGTTCGAGATCTTCTGATTCTAACTTGCGATGGAGGAGATCAGCCTTACACGCTCGCCCTCGATAAGAAGACCGGCAAAGAAGTTTGGAAGACGCCTCGCGGGATCACTTGCGACAAGCCCTTTTCCTTTTGTACACCCCAGTGGATCGTTGTGAATGGAGCCGAACAAGTCGTTTCACCTGGGTCGAATATCGTGCAAAGTTTGGATCCAGCAACCGGAAAAGTTCTTTGGTATGTGACCTACGACGGTTTCTCGGTCATCCCCCGTCCGGTCTACCATCAAGGTCTCGTGTACATCAGCACAGGCTACATGACTCCGAAAATTCTCGCGATCGATCCTACCGGATCCGGCAATGTTACCCAAACCCATTTGCGTTGGTCCTATCGCGGTGGTGCGCCGAATACCCCCTCATTCGTGCCGTACGGAGATGAAATCTTGACGGTAAGCGACTCGGGTATCGCCGCTTCGGTCGACACCAAGTCAGGGAAAGAGAACTGGAAGAAACGCATCGGGGGGAACTATTCCGCATCGCTCATGCTCTTAGGGGATAAACTCATCATGCAGAGCGAGACCGGGGAGGCGATCGTGTATCGAGTCGGCGAGGCATTGGAGGAATTGCACCGCAATCAACTCCCTGGCCGTATCTTCGCAACGTATGCAGTCCTCGGTAAGGACTGGATCATTCGCACGGAGAAGGGGTTGTATCGGATTGGCCAGTAA
- a CDS encoding FAD-binding and (Fe-S)-binding domain-containing protein has protein sequence MTELWQRYAFANDAGPYLLVPQAVLQPENEVEIQQIFAASQRERVPVTFRAGGTSLSGQSVTDGWLVDIGRYWRNIQPIDGGARVRVQGGAIGGLVNAKLRPFGRKLGPDPSSIGSAMMGGILSNNSSGMCCGVANNAYHTVESIRFILPDGSVWDTALEHEADRFEKEQSGLASELRALRHAVLTNSDLHDKIRRKYLQKNTVGYSLNALVDYERPLDILSHLLIGGEGTLAFISEAVLRTLPDHPEKATALAFFADAHAACGIIPDLIDVQCDAVEFMDRASLESIRNLDGVPDGLSDRLRDHQQLMGLLFEFQAPDADALSDKLERFTSQCAPNMRALSSVQFTQNKKEQANLWKLRKGMYPAVAAVRGRGEAAILEDVTFPLERLGEAIESLQELFAKHQYSNGIIFGHARDGNLHFVISQAMNGQKDIDQYSRFIDEMVDLVVHRFDGALKAEHGTGRNMAPFVETEWGTEAVEIMRRLKRAVDPHGLLNPDVILSSKPTIHLDHIKDLPVVEDVVDKCIECGACEPRCPSRDFTLSPRQRIVLRRARARMIAAGQIELAKQLDRDYEFAGKATCATDGLCALDCPVAINTGDLIKQLRAESKTSVEREVAKSVAKNFGIAEGLASSAIATGAATSFFLGDDLLTSLTSWIAYVLPGFPQWHAGISQDWDPAYRSLLSDAETAEWIYMPTCMSRMFGGTIAPLVQVAGRANAKIHIPSGMQGLCCGQAFASKGFMEPALAKQAEWVDAMWEWSDRGERPVVLDLGSCTTFLKTGMIDLDPVRKERLQRLRILDSVEFAEAMLPHLRIRKISDPIAIHSVCSNQKSGLDGSMLAVANACSDQVIQPHEGRCCGMGGDRGFEIPGLILSAGANVGPNMEQAGCSVGYTNARSCAISLSSSSGKPWHSLMHLLEECTREDD, from the coding sequence TTGACCGAGCTATGGCAGCGTTATGCGTTTGCTAACGACGCGGGCCCTTACCTCTTGGTCCCGCAGGCGGTGCTCCAGCCAGAGAACGAGGTAGAGATTCAACAAATCTTTGCTGCCTCCCAGCGAGAGAGAGTTCCGGTGACATTCCGTGCCGGCGGAACGAGCCTCTCTGGACAATCGGTCACCGATGGTTGGCTCGTCGATATCGGACGTTACTGGCGCAACATTCAGCCCATCGACGGTGGCGCTCGTGTGCGCGTTCAGGGTGGAGCGATCGGAGGTTTGGTGAACGCCAAACTGCGTCCCTTCGGTCGAAAGCTTGGCCCCGATCCCTCCTCCATCGGATCCGCGATGATGGGGGGCATTCTTTCTAACAACTCCAGCGGCATGTGCTGCGGCGTCGCGAACAATGCTTATCACACCGTCGAATCAATCCGATTCATTCTCCCGGATGGATCCGTTTGGGATACAGCCCTCGAACACGAAGCGGATCGCTTTGAAAAAGAGCAAAGCGGTCTCGCATCTGAGTTGCGGGCTCTGCGCCATGCGGTACTCACCAACAGCGACTTGCACGACAAGATCCGGCGAAAGTACTTGCAAAAGAACACCGTTGGATATTCGTTGAACGCATTGGTCGACTACGAGCGGCCATTGGATATCCTCTCCCATTTGCTGATCGGTGGTGAAGGGACCCTCGCCTTCATTTCTGAAGCTGTGTTGCGAACGCTCCCTGATCATCCTGAAAAAGCCACCGCGCTCGCCTTCTTTGCCGATGCACATGCGGCTTGCGGGATCATTCCCGATTTGATCGATGTCCAGTGCGATGCAGTCGAATTCATGGACCGAGCATCCCTCGAGTCAATTCGAAACTTGGATGGAGTCCCAGATGGACTTTCCGACAGGCTGCGAGATCATCAGCAGCTCATGGGATTGCTGTTTGAATTCCAAGCTCCCGACGCGGATGCCCTCTCGGACAAACTGGAACGATTCACCTCGCAGTGTGCACCGAACATGCGTGCCCTGTCTTCCGTTCAATTTACTCAGAACAAAAAAGAGCAGGCCAATCTCTGGAAGCTTCGCAAAGGAATGTATCCGGCGGTGGCAGCGGTCCGCGGACGTGGTGAAGCAGCGATTCTGGAGGATGTAACCTTCCCACTTGAAAGGCTGGGGGAAGCGATCGAATCATTGCAAGAGCTCTTTGCCAAACATCAATACTCCAATGGCATCATCTTTGGACATGCGCGCGATGGGAATCTGCACTTTGTCATCTCGCAGGCTATGAATGGGCAGAAGGACATCGACCAGTACTCTCGATTCATCGACGAAATGGTCGATCTCGTGGTCCATCGATTCGATGGTGCTCTCAAAGCGGAACATGGCACGGGACGAAACATGGCTCCCTTTGTCGAAACCGAATGGGGAACCGAAGCGGTGGAGATCATGCGGAGGCTGAAACGTGCCGTCGATCCCCATGGACTCCTCAATCCCGATGTAATTCTCTCCAGCAAACCAACGATTCACCTGGATCACATCAAAGACCTACCGGTAGTAGAAGATGTCGTCGACAAGTGCATTGAATGCGGAGCCTGCGAGCCCCGATGTCCTAGCCGCGATTTCACCCTTTCGCCCAGGCAGCGTATTGTCCTTCGCCGCGCACGAGCACGCATGATAGCTGCAGGACAAATCGAGCTCGCGAAACAATTGGATCGAGACTACGAGTTCGCCGGAAAAGCGACTTGCGCGACCGATGGCTTGTGCGCACTCGATTGCCCAGTGGCCATCAACACCGGTGATTTGATCAAACAGCTACGAGCCGAATCGAAGACCTCTGTAGAACGAGAGGTTGCTAAATCGGTTGCGAAGAATTTTGGTATCGCGGAAGGTCTTGCCTCGAGCGCCATTGCCACCGGTGCAGCAACTAGTTTTTTTCTCGGCGATGACTTGCTGACCTCGCTGACCTCCTGGATTGCCTACGTTCTACCCGGTTTTCCGCAATGGCACGCAGGGATTTCGCAGGACTGGGATCCAGCCTACCGTTCGCTGCTCAGCGACGCCGAGACCGCGGAATGGATCTATATGCCCACGTGCATGTCCCGCATGTTCGGGGGAACCATAGCACCGCTCGTCCAAGTCGCCGGGAGAGCCAACGCAAAGATTCATATTCCATCGGGCATGCAAGGGCTATGTTGTGGACAAGCGTTTGCGTCGAAGGGGTTCATGGAACCGGCGCTCGCCAAACAAGCGGAGTGGGTTGATGCTATGTGGGAATGGTCCGATCGTGGCGAGCGCCCCGTCGTTCTGGATCTCGGTTCCTGCACGACTTTCTTAAAGACAGGGATGATCGATCTCGATCCGGTTCGAAAGGAAAGATTGCAACGTTTGCGAATTCTCGATTCTGTTGAGTTTGCCGAGGCGATGCTTCCTCATCTTCGAATCCGTAAAATAAGCGACCCGATCGCCATCCATTCGGTCTGCTCGAATCAGAAGAGCGGTCTGGACGGCTCGATGCTCGCGGTCGCGAACGCTTGCTCCGATCAAGTCATACAGCCGCACGAAGGCCGTTGCTGCGGCATGGGGGGAGACAGAGGATTCGAAATCCCGGGCTTGATACTCAGCGCGGGGGCCAATGTAGGCCCCAATATGGAGCAGGCGGGTTGCTCGGTGGGGTACACCAACGCGAGATCGTGCGCGATCAGTTTGTCGAGCAGCAGCGGCAAGCCTTGGCATAGCCTTATGCACTTATTGGAAGAATGCACCCGCGAGGACGATTAA